A single region of the Serinus canaria isolate serCan28SL12 chromosome 1, serCan2020, whole genome shotgun sequence genome encodes:
- the PLA1A gene encoding phospholipase A1 member A isoform X2, which yields MNRKMVEDPKRKLLMVLALLLLPSSAQTGNTDRLSEHHCTDFQRANFLRGSKLKVQFLLFTSSSPSCGELISADDDIKNCSFNSSLDTKIIIHGFRALGTKPSWIEGLVQAILHTSQVNVIAVDWVYGSTGDYPSAVENVTQLALAISQFISKLLALGVSGTSIHIIGVSLGAHVGGLVGHFHGGRLGRITALDPAGPKYTRARPEERLDPGDALFVEAIHTDADYFGIRIPVGHIDYFVNGGKDQPGCPRFISAGYNFLICDHMRAVHLYISALSHPCPIVGFPCASHQDFLNGLLEQAGVNMSRLPQEVKVFLMTSPSAPFCVHHSLVEFQLQKKRNRVTSIEISFSSNSTKDTAKITIPKDQETGKRLLAHRVPLCQINTVTLKYIPKNLFWSKDEPFIVGKLCVAPLPLNSSRTMSCLPWSLTLPSKTDISYDRPTACA from the exons ATGAACAGGAAGATGGTTGAAGATCCGAAGAGAAAACTGCTCATGGTTCTTGCTCTCCTCttgctgcccagctcagcacaaaCAG GGAATACAGACAGACTCTCAGAGCATCACTGCACAGACTTCCAGAGAGCCAACTTCCTACGGGGCAGCAAACTCAAGGTCCAGTTTCTTCTGTTCACTTCCTCAAGCCCCAGCTGTGGAGAGCTGATTTCAGCTGATGATGACATCAAGAACTGCAGCTTCAACAGCAGCCTGGACACCAAAATCATCATCCATGGCTTCAG GGCTTTGGGTACCAAACCTTCCTGGATTGAAGGGCTTGTCCAAGCTATACTGCACACCAGCCAGGTGAATGTGATCGCAGTGGACTGGGTTTATGGGTCTACAGGAGACTATCCCTCCGCAGTGGAAAATGTCACACAGCTGGCCCTCGCCATCTCACAGTTCATCAGCAAGCTCCTG GCCCTGGGAGTCTCAGGGACATCTATCCACATCATTGGGGTCAGCCTGGGAGCACATGTCGGGGGCCTGGTGGGGCACTTCCACGGCGGTCGCCTGGGACGGATAACAG CCCTGGATCCTGCAGGCCCTAAGTACACCAGAGCCCGCCCCGAGGAACGCCTGGATCCTGGGGATGCCCTCTTCGTGGAAGCCATTCATACTGATGCTGACT ATTTCGGGATCCGGATTCCTGTAGGCCACATTGATTATTTTGTCAATGGAGGCAAAGATCAGCCAGGATGCCCCCGGTTCATCTCTGCAG GCTACAACTTCCTGATCTGCGATCACATGCGGGCCGTGCATCTCTACATCAGTGCCTTGAGCCACCCCTGTCCCATCGTGGGCTTCCCCTGTGCAAGTCATCAAGATTTTCTAAATG gcctgctggagcaggcaggtgtCAACATGAGCAGGCTGCCCCAGGAAGTGAAAGTTTTTTTAATGACCAGTCCTTCAGCCCCATTCTGTG TCCACCACAGCCTGGTTGAGttccagctgcagaagaaaagaaacagagtcACCAGCATTGAGATCAGTTTCAGCAGCAACAGCACCAAGGACACAGCAAAGATCACCAT ACCCAAGGACCAGGAGACAGGCAAACGGCTGCTGGCCCACCGAGTTCCCCTCTGCCAGATAAACACTGTGACCCTCAAGTATATCCCCAAGAATCTTTTTTGGAGCAAGGATGAGCCATTCATTGTTGGCAAGCTCTGTGTAGCACCACTGCCTCTCAATAGCAG caggacaATGTCATGTCTGCCCTGGAGCCTCACCCTCCCCAGCAAAACAGACATCTCGTATGACCGGCCTACTGCTTGTGCCTAG
- the PLA1A gene encoding phospholipase A1 member A isoform X1 yields the protein MNRKMVEDPKRKLLMVLALLLLPSSAQTGNTDRLSEHHCTDFQRANFLRGSKLKVQFLLFTSSSPSCGELISADDDIKNCSFNSSLDTKIIIHGFRALGTKPSWIEGLVQAILHTSQVNVIAVDWVYGSTGDYPSAVENVTQLALAISQFISKLLALGVSGTSIHIIGVSLGAHVGGLVGHFHGGRLGRITALDPAGPKYTRARPEERLDPGDALFVEAIHTDADYFGIRIPVGHIDYFVNGGKDQPGCPRFISAGYNFLICDHMRAVHLYISALSHPCPIVGFPCASHQDFLNGHCLDCAKPFLSSCPRIGLLEQAGVNMSRLPQEVKVFLMTSPSAPFCVHHSLVEFQLQKKRNRVTSIEISFSSNSTKDTAKITIPKDQETGKRLLAHRVPLCQINTVTLKYIPKNLFWSKDEPFIVGKLCVAPLPLNSSRTMSCLPWSLTLPSKTDISYDRPTACA from the exons ATGAACAGGAAGATGGTTGAAGATCCGAAGAGAAAACTGCTCATGGTTCTTGCTCTCCTCttgctgcccagctcagcacaaaCAG GGAATACAGACAGACTCTCAGAGCATCACTGCACAGACTTCCAGAGAGCCAACTTCCTACGGGGCAGCAAACTCAAGGTCCAGTTTCTTCTGTTCACTTCCTCAAGCCCCAGCTGTGGAGAGCTGATTTCAGCTGATGATGACATCAAGAACTGCAGCTTCAACAGCAGCCTGGACACCAAAATCATCATCCATGGCTTCAG GGCTTTGGGTACCAAACCTTCCTGGATTGAAGGGCTTGTCCAAGCTATACTGCACACCAGCCAGGTGAATGTGATCGCAGTGGACTGGGTTTATGGGTCTACAGGAGACTATCCCTCCGCAGTGGAAAATGTCACACAGCTGGCCCTCGCCATCTCACAGTTCATCAGCAAGCTCCTG GCCCTGGGAGTCTCAGGGACATCTATCCACATCATTGGGGTCAGCCTGGGAGCACATGTCGGGGGCCTGGTGGGGCACTTCCACGGCGGTCGCCTGGGACGGATAACAG CCCTGGATCCTGCAGGCCCTAAGTACACCAGAGCCCGCCCCGAGGAACGCCTGGATCCTGGGGATGCCCTCTTCGTGGAAGCCATTCATACTGATGCTGACT ATTTCGGGATCCGGATTCCTGTAGGCCACATTGATTATTTTGTCAATGGAGGCAAAGATCAGCCAGGATGCCCCCGGTTCATCTCTGCAG GCTACAACTTCCTGATCTGCGATCACATGCGGGCCGTGCATCTCTACATCAGTGCCTTGAGCCACCCCTGTCCCATCGTGGGCTTCCCCTGTGCAAGTCATCAAGATTTTCTAAATGGTCATTGCCTGGATTGTGCAAAACCCTTCCTGTCCTCCTGTCCCAGAATAG gcctgctggagcaggcaggtgtCAACATGAGCAGGCTGCCCCAGGAAGTGAAAGTTTTTTTAATGACCAGTCCTTCAGCCCCATTCTGTG TCCACCACAGCCTGGTTGAGttccagctgcagaagaaaagaaacagagtcACCAGCATTGAGATCAGTTTCAGCAGCAACAGCACCAAGGACACAGCAAAGATCACCAT ACCCAAGGACCAGGAGACAGGCAAACGGCTGCTGGCCCACCGAGTTCCCCTCTGCCAGATAAACACTGTGACCCTCAAGTATATCCCCAAGAATCTTTTTTGGAGCAAGGATGAGCCATTCATTGTTGGCAAGCTCTGTGTAGCACCACTGCCTCTCAATAGCAG caggacaATGTCATGTCTGCCCTGGAGCCTCACCCTCCCCAGCAAAACAGACATCTCGTATGACCGGCCTACTGCTTGTGCCTAG
- the POPDC2 gene encoding popeye domain-containing protein 2 isoform X2 has translation MTIHFEHRTAGEGGEWGRMSANSPSWDQAVLQPPVCDAWKEITEEAAYQLASCIVLLGYMGGSGIFGSLYIFGLLAPGYFCYALWGWLSACGLDIFIWNMLLVLACLLQLAHLAYRLRRNTIPEEFDLLYKTMYLPLQVPLEVYKEIVKCCEEQVQSLVRDQNYAVEGKTPIDRLSLLLSGRIRVCQDGQFLHYVFPYQFLDSPEWESLRPSEEGTFQVTLTAETDCSYITWPRKKLYLLLRKDRYIARLFSSHLGYDISEKLYSLNEKLFAKFGLRFDIRLPSLYHVLGPASSEGESEDCEELLPGSGQTSLSEPPPQPPPPPPLAPRPRASRPDSDLLASENHLQSSHPLSKGRAPLAPTQTPEL, from the exons ATGACAATTCATTTTGAGCACAGGACggctggggagggtggggagtGGGGCAGGATGAGTGCAAACAGCCCCTCTTGGGACCAGGCTGTTCTCCAGCCTCCGGTGTGTGATGCTTGGAAGGAGATTACGGAGGAAGCAGCCTACCAGCTGGCCAGCTGCATTGTCCTCCTGGGTTACATGGGGGGAAGTGGCATCTTTGGGTCCCTCTATATCTTTGGCCTCCTGGCCCCAGGCTACTTCTGCTatgctctgtggggctggctgaGTGCTTGTGGGCTGGACATCTTCATCTGGAACATGCTGCTGGTCCTCGCCTGCTTGCTTCAGCTGGCTCACCTGGCTTACCGGCTCCGCAGAAACACCATCCCAGAAGAGTTTGACCTCCTCTACAAGACCATGTACCTGCCCTTGCAGGTGCCCCTGGAAGTCTACAAAGAAATCGTGAAGTGCTGTGAAGAGCAGGTGCAGTCGCTAGTCAGAGACCAGAATTATGCAGTGGAGGGCAAGACGCCCATTGACCGCCTCTCGTTGCTGCTGTCTGGCAG GATCCGAGTGTGCCAGGACGGACAATTCCTTCACTACGTCTTTCCATACCAGTTCCTGGACTCTCCAGAATGGGAGTCACTGCGACCTTCTGAGGAAGGAACTTTCCAG gTCACGCTGACAGCCGAGACCGACTGCAGCTACATCACCTGGCCGAGGAAGAAGCTGTATCTCCTCCTGAGGAAGGACCGCTACATCGCCCGCCTCTTCTCCTCCCACCTGGGCTATGACATCTCAGAGAAGCTCTACTCCCTCAATGAGAAGCTCTTCGCCAAGTTTGGCCTTCGCTTCGACATCCGCTTGCCCAGCCTCTACCACGTCCTTGGGCCAGCCTCCTCGGAGGGGGAGTCGGAGgactgtgaggagctgctgccggGCTCTGGCCAGACCAGCCTCTCTGagccgccgccgcagccgccACCACCGCCACCGCTGGCTCCGCGCCCCCGGGCATCCCGGCCCGACAGTGATCTGCTGG CCTCTGAAAACCATCTCCAGAGCTCTCACCCTCTCAGCAAAGGACGAGCCCCTCTGGCTCCCACTCAGACCCCCGAACTCTAG
- the POPDC2 gene encoding popeye domain-containing protein 2 isoform X1: protein MTIHFEHRTAGEGGEWGRMSANSPSWDQAVLQPPVCDAWKEITEEAAYQLASCIVLLGYMGGSGIFGSLYIFGLLAPGYFCYALWGWLSACGLDIFIWNMLLVLACLLQLAHLAYRLRRNTIPEEFDLLYKTMYLPLQVPLEVYKEIVKCCEEQVQSLVRDQNYAVEGKTPIDRLSLLLSGRIRVCQDGQFLHYVFPYQFLDSPEWESLRPSEEGTFQVTLTAETDCSYITWPRKKLYLLLRKDRYIARLFSSHLGYDISEKLYSLNEKLFAKFGLRFDIRLPSLYHVLGPASSEGESEDCEELLPGSGQTSLSEPPPQPPPPPPLAPRPRASRPDSDLLGEDSTSLVLEDFAELPGSFMDYVSEGEYMK from the exons ATGACAATTCATTTTGAGCACAGGACggctggggagggtggggagtGGGGCAGGATGAGTGCAAACAGCCCCTCTTGGGACCAGGCTGTTCTCCAGCCTCCGGTGTGTGATGCTTGGAAGGAGATTACGGAGGAAGCAGCCTACCAGCTGGCCAGCTGCATTGTCCTCCTGGGTTACATGGGGGGAAGTGGCATCTTTGGGTCCCTCTATATCTTTGGCCTCCTGGCCCCAGGCTACTTCTGCTatgctctgtggggctggctgaGTGCTTGTGGGCTGGACATCTTCATCTGGAACATGCTGCTGGTCCTCGCCTGCTTGCTTCAGCTGGCTCACCTGGCTTACCGGCTCCGCAGAAACACCATCCCAGAAGAGTTTGACCTCCTCTACAAGACCATGTACCTGCCCTTGCAGGTGCCCCTGGAAGTCTACAAAGAAATCGTGAAGTGCTGTGAAGAGCAGGTGCAGTCGCTAGTCAGAGACCAGAATTATGCAGTGGAGGGCAAGACGCCCATTGACCGCCTCTCGTTGCTGCTGTCTGGCAG GATCCGAGTGTGCCAGGACGGACAATTCCTTCACTACGTCTTTCCATACCAGTTCCTGGACTCTCCAGAATGGGAGTCACTGCGACCTTCTGAGGAAGGAACTTTCCAG gTCACGCTGACAGCCGAGACCGACTGCAGCTACATCACCTGGCCGAGGAAGAAGCTGTATCTCCTCCTGAGGAAGGACCGCTACATCGCCCGCCTCTTCTCCTCCCACCTGGGCTATGACATCTCAGAGAAGCTCTACTCCCTCAATGAGAAGCTCTTCGCCAAGTTTGGCCTTCGCTTCGACATCCGCTTGCCCAGCCTCTACCACGTCCTTGGGCCAGCCTCCTCGGAGGGGGAGTCGGAGgactgtgaggagctgctgccggGCTCTGGCCAGACCAGCCTCTCTGagccgccgccgcagccgccACCACCGCCACCGCTGGCTCCGCGCCCCCGGGCATCCCGGCCCGACAGTGATCTGCTGGGTGAGGACTCCACCAGTCTTGTCTTGGAAGATTTTGCTGAGTTGCCGGGGTCTTTTATGGACTATGTGAGCGAAGGGGAGTATATGAAGTGA
- the LOC103827112 gene encoding cytochrome c oxidase copper chaperone, translated as MSSVAAASCDGKVAGEARQEKKPLKACCACPETKKARDACIIEKGEENCGHLIEAHKECMRALGFKI; from the exons ATGTCCTCGGTGGCCGCCGCCAGCTGCGACGGCAAGGTCGCGGGGGAGGCGAGGCAGGAGAAGAAGCCGCTGAAGGCCTGCTGCGCCTGCCCCGAGACCAAGAAGGCGCGGGACGCCTG cattattgagaagggagaagaaaattgTGGGCACCTAATTGAAGCTCACAAAGAGTGTATGAGAGCTCTGGGCTTCAAGATATGA